Proteins from one Candidatus Methylomirabilota bacterium genomic window:
- a CDS encoding isoaspartyl peptidase/L-asparaginase — protein MRPTARVPALIVHGGAGADPGGRDELRSGIRDATAAGWRALDEGGTALDAVETAVRRLEDHPRFNAGRGSVLTSAGTVEADAAIMEGDRLRNGAVGAVSGVPNPVTLARRILDDGRHSFFVGPGALARARELGVPLCDPTALVTEHQRRRLATLQAGTVGAVALDRFGTIAAATSTGGTAGKAPGRVGDSPLIGCGTYAESTLGGVSCTGDGEAIIRVVLARRTLEILKSVGDPAHACEVALSVLVEEGLGQGGLILLDWRGRMGWARSTALMPVGLMSPRHAEPELPF, from the coding sequence GTGCGTCCGACCGCCCGGGTTCCCGCGCTCATCGTGCACGGCGGAGCCGGCGCGGATCCCGGTGGCCGGGACGAATTGCGGTCGGGCATTCGCGACGCGACCGCCGCCGGCTGGCGAGCCCTGGACGAGGGCGGGACCGCCCTCGACGCCGTCGAGACCGCCGTCCGCCGCCTGGAGGACCACCCGCGGTTCAATGCCGGGCGCGGCTCCGTGCTGACCAGCGCCGGGACCGTGGAGGCCGACGCCGCCATCATGGAAGGCGACAGGCTCCGCAACGGGGCGGTCGGCGCCGTCTCCGGAGTTCCGAATCCGGTGACGCTCGCCCGCCGCATCCTGGACGACGGCCGGCATTCCTTCTTCGTGGGTCCAGGCGCGCTCGCTCGAGCCCGCGAGCTCGGCGTGCCTCTCTGCGACCCGACCGCCCTGGTGACCGAGCATCAGCGCCGCCGCCTCGCCACCCTGCAGGCCGGAACCGTCGGCGCGGTGGCGCTGGATCGATTCGGCACGATCGCCGCGGCCACGTCCACCGGCGGCACCGCGGGCAAGGCACCCGGGCGCGTCGGAGACAGCCCGCTGATCGGCTGCGGCACGTACGCCGAGAGCACGCTGGGCGGCGTCTCCTGCACCGGCGACGGCGAGGCGATCATCCGGGTCGTCCTCGCCCGGCGCACGCTCGAGATCCTGAAATCGGTGGGCGATCCCGCGCACGCCTGCGAGGTGGCGCTGAGCGTCCTCGTCGAGGAGGGGCTGGGCCAGGGGGGCCTGATCCTGCTCGACTGGCGCGGGCGCATGGGCTGGGCGCGGTCGACCGCCCTCATGCCGGTCGGACTCATGTCCCCCCGTCACGCCGAGCCGGAGCTGCCCTTCTGA
- a CDS encoding threonine ammonia-lyase: MIDVADIREAAKRIAGTITETPCPYSETLSELTGARVFVKLENLQMTGSFKERGAANLLLQLSPAERRRGVIAASAGNHGLAVAFHAARLGIAAVIVMPEWAPLAKVTAARRHGAEVVLHGENFDEAYVRAREIEAARHLVFVHPFDDDRVIAGQGTIGLEMIAQVPGLDAVLVPVGGGGLIGGVAVAVKATRPSATVIGVQAHEVAAMTAAISAGDRVTVPAATTIADGIAVRRVGAHTFDLARRHVDGLVTVTEEEIANAILLLLEIEKTVVEGAGAVALAALANGRVDLEGKRVGLVLSGGNIDVNVIARVIERGLVKDGRLVRLRVHLRDRPGSLSRLTALLAADRANVLHIEHDRAFSRAPVGDSEVEVTLETSGPDQIATIKRHLAEAGYSAEEVAPT; encoded by the coding sequence ATGATCGACGTCGCCGACATCCGGGAGGCCGCGAAGCGCATCGCCGGCACGATCACCGAGACCCCCTGCCCCTACTCGGAGACACTCTCCGAGCTCACCGGGGCGCGCGTCTTCGTCAAGCTGGAGAATCTGCAGATGACCGGCTCGTTCAAGGAGCGTGGCGCGGCGAACCTGCTGCTCCAGCTCTCGCCGGCCGAGCGCCGCCGGGGCGTGATCGCGGCCAGCGCGGGCAACCACGGCCTCGCCGTCGCCTTCCACGCCGCCCGCCTCGGCATCGCGGCGGTCATCGTGATGCCGGAATGGGCGCCGCTCGCCAAGGTCACCGCGGCGCGCCGGCACGGCGCCGAGGTGGTGCTCCACGGCGAGAACTTCGACGAGGCCTACGTCCGCGCGCGCGAGATCGAGGCCGCGCGCCACCTGGTCTTCGTGCATCCCTTCGACGACGATCGGGTGATCGCCGGCCAGGGCACCATCGGGCTCGAGATGATCGCGCAGGTGCCGGGGCTCGACGCGGTGCTGGTGCCGGTGGGCGGGGGCGGGCTCATCGGCGGGGTGGCGGTCGCGGTCAAGGCGACCCGGCCGTCGGCGACCGTCATCGGCGTGCAGGCACACGAGGTGGCGGCGATGACCGCGGCGATCTCGGCGGGCGATCGGGTCACGGTGCCGGCCGCCACCACGATTGCCGACGGCATCGCGGTGCGCCGGGTCGGCGCCCACACCTTCGATCTGGCGCGCCGTCACGTCGACGGGCTGGTGACCGTGACCGAGGAGGAGATCGCCAACGCGATCCTCCTGCTGCTGGAGATCGAGAAGACGGTGGTGGAGGGCGCGGGCGCGGTGGCGCTCGCCGCCCTCGCCAACGGGCGCGTGGACCTCGAGGGCAAGCGCGTGGGGCTGGTCCTCTCCGGCGGCAACATCGACGTCAACGTGATCGCCCGCGTGATCGAGCGCGGCCTGGTCAAGGACGGCCGGCTCGTGCGCCTCCGCGTGCATCTGCGGGATCGCCCCGGATCGCTCAGCCGGCTCACCGCGCTGCTCGCGGCGGATCGGGCCAACGTGCTGCACATCGAGCACGACCGCGCGTTCTCGCGCGCCCCGGTGGGCGACAGCGAGGTCGAGGTGACGCTCGAGACCTCCGGCCCCGACCAGATCGCCACGATCAAGCGTCACCTCGCCGAGGCCGGCTACTCGGCCGAGGAGGTCGCGCCCACCTGA